In Luteolibacter sp. Y139, the following proteins share a genomic window:
- a CDS encoding very short patch repair endonuclease has product MADIWSAEKRSEVMSRIRGSNTKPELLVRSLVHRLGYRFTVAGPNNKRLPGKPDLVLPKHRVVIFVHGCFWHGHEHCSDFKMPNTRRDWWIAKIAGNKARDARVETELRTLGWHVLTLWACAVKTKAARAWLEERLPVLIEGKPRMSSLKVAEE; this is encoded by the coding sequence ATGGCCGATATTTGGTCCGCGGAAAAGCGCTCCGAAGTGATGTCGCGGATCCGTGGCAGCAATACCAAGCCGGAGCTGCTGGTGCGCTCGCTGGTTCACCGGCTGGGCTACCGCTTCACCGTCGCCGGGCCGAACAACAAGCGTCTGCCCGGCAAGCCCGACCTCGTCCTGCCGAAGCACCGCGTGGTCATCTTCGTCCACGGCTGCTTCTGGCACGGCCACGAGCACTGCTCCGACTTCAAGATGCCGAATACCCGCCGCGACTGGTGGATCGCCAAGATCGCCGGGAACAAGGCCCGCGACGCCCGCGTGGAAACCGAACTTCGCACCCTCGGCTGGCATGTCCTCACCCTGTGGGCCTGCGCTGTGAAGACCAAGGCCGCCCGGGCATGGCTGGAGGAACGCCTGCCGGTACTGATTGAAGGCAAGCCACGGATGTCCTCGCTGAAGGTAGCTGAGGAGTAG
- a CDS encoding protocatechuate 3,4-dioxygenase, protein MHLPNRRRLLKNFTLGAAGLWVPGALAEALTLTPKQTEGPFYPVNLPLDTDNDLIILNDGLTPALGNITHLTGRVTDAKGEPIRNALVEIWQCDQNGVYLHKGSDGGDKRDKNFQGFGRFLTGSTGEYYFRTIKPVAYPGRTPHIHFAIKMKGRDKWTTQCYIKGEKQNDGDMVLQGIKDETQRASVIVDFLALPDVKTGELAAKFDIVMGYTPAA, encoded by the coding sequence ATGCACCTTCCCAATCGCCGCCGTCTCTTGAAGAACTTCACCCTCGGTGCCGCGGGCCTGTGGGTGCCCGGAGCGCTCGCCGAAGCGTTGACGCTGACGCCGAAGCAGACCGAGGGGCCGTTTTACCCGGTCAATTTGCCGCTGGATACGGACAATGACCTGATCATCCTGAATGACGGGCTGACCCCTGCGCTCGGGAACATCACCCACCTCACCGGCCGGGTGACCGATGCCAAGGGCGAGCCGATCCGCAACGCACTGGTCGAGATCTGGCAGTGCGACCAGAATGGCGTCTATCTGCACAAGGGCAGCGATGGCGGGGACAAGCGCGACAAGAACTTCCAAGGCTTCGGTCGCTTCCTGACCGGCTCCACCGGCGAATACTACTTCCGCACGATCAAGCCGGTGGCCTATCCCGGCCGCACCCCGCACATCCACTTCGCGATCAAGATGAAGGGCCGCGATAAGTGGACCACGCAGTGCTACATCAAGGGCGAGAAGCAGAACGACGGCGACATGGTGCTGCAGGGGATCAAGGACGAGACGCAGCGTGCCTCGGTGATCGTGGATTTCCTGGCGCTGCCCGATGTGAAGACCGGTGAGCTGGCGGCGAAGTTTGACATCGTGATGGGCTACACCCCGGCGGCGTGA
- a CDS encoding arsenate reductase family protein, whose product MLTVYAYQGCDTCRKALKWLKAQGISHEVKAIRETPPSPAELKTAVKALGGELRPLFNTAGGDYRELNLKDKLPSMSEAEAVALLSKNGNLVKRPFVLGDGVVLIGFKEDEWRQTLA is encoded by the coding sequence ATGTTGACCGTGTATGCCTACCAGGGCTGCGATACCTGCCGGAAGGCGCTGAAGTGGCTGAAGGCGCAGGGAATTTCCCACGAGGTGAAGGCGATCCGCGAGACGCCGCCGTCTCCCGCCGAGTTGAAGACCGCCGTGAAGGCACTGGGCGGCGAGCTGCGGCCGCTGTTCAATACGGCAGGTGGCGACTACCGCGAGCTGAACCTGAAGGACAAGCTGCCCTCCATGAGCGAGGCGGAGGCGGTCGCGCTGCTGTCCAAGAATGGCAATCTTGTGAAACGCCCGTTCGTGCTCGGTGACGGCGTCGTGCTGATCGGTTTCAAGGAGGACGAATGGCGGCAGACGCTGGCTTGA
- a CDS encoding autotransporter outer membrane beta-barrel domain-containing protein — protein MNTQAGRLFGVLLAVSAAVTPHVRAGQDETCYPDNRNATSTALGKGTLGMAWATSRDVGSHLYRNRAGIRPGSRLVEESAPVSTDSKGGMSAKGGAKVAAISVPVPNRWEVFGSIYYQSEDSDGDRVVNRKKKKDDKYEKDDKYDKKYDIRRIGGGGGGAGAALVAVPGFASSTDSSLEVFGGSVGAEYHVNRNWSVGVGIGAAQGDLDMGSAGSADIDSVAISPYVSYYRADTVGSADLWAGLMYSYGMHSYETHRYTGAGIATGEPDADTHTIEFNVGLNFGEDDFVHGPYAGLRYITGQVDAYTEVGPGATFFGEQDVDSLVSILGYQVSWKLRGGSGYWVPQLRVGWEHEFEDGNTTAFGIPYAAADEDIGVVGAGIGYWWDNGWHLGLEYEGRFGSDTEAHYGAVTAGKEF, from the coding sequence ATGAACACTCAAGCCGGAAGGCTCTTTGGTGTACTGCTTGCCGTATCGGCAGCCGTGACCCCACACGTTCGCGCAGGCCAAGACGAGACCTGCTACCCCGACAACCGCAACGCCACCTCGACGGCGCTTGGTAAAGGGACGCTCGGCATGGCTTGGGCGACCTCTCGCGATGTCGGCAGCCATTTGTATCGGAACCGCGCTGGTATCCGCCCGGGCAGCCGCCTGGTCGAGGAATCCGCGCCCGTGTCCACGGACTCGAAAGGCGGCATGTCTGCCAAGGGCGGCGCGAAAGTCGCCGCGATCTCCGTGCCCGTTCCCAATCGCTGGGAAGTCTTCGGCTCCATCTACTATCAGAGCGAGGACAGCGACGGCGATCGCGTCGTGAACCGGAAGAAAAAGAAGGACGACAAGTACGAGAAAGACGACAAGTACGACAAGAAGTACGACATCCGTCGGATCGGCGGTGGTGGTGGCGGCGCTGGCGCTGCACTGGTGGCCGTTCCCGGCTTCGCGTCCTCCACGGATAGCTCTCTTGAAGTCTTCGGCGGCAGCGTCGGAGCCGAGTATCACGTCAATCGCAACTGGAGCGTGGGCGTCGGCATCGGTGCCGCGCAAGGCGATCTCGACATGGGTTCGGCTGGCAGCGCCGACATCGATTCCGTCGCGATCTCGCCGTACGTTTCCTACTACCGTGCCGATACCGTGGGTTCCGCCGACCTGTGGGCGGGCCTGATGTATTCCTACGGCATGCACTCCTATGAGACCCACCGCTACACCGGCGCAGGCATCGCCACCGGTGAGCCGGATGCGGATACCCATACGATCGAGTTCAATGTCGGCCTGAATTTCGGCGAAGATGACTTCGTCCACGGCCCATACGCCGGCCTGCGCTACATCACCGGCCAGGTGGACGCCTACACCGAGGTGGGTCCCGGAGCGACCTTCTTCGGCGAGCAGGATGTGGACTCGCTGGTCTCGATCCTCGGCTACCAGGTGTCCTGGAAACTTCGCGGTGGCAGTGGCTACTGGGTGCCACAGCTTCGCGTGGGCTGGGAGCACGAGTTTGAAGATGGCAATACGACCGCCTTCGGCATCCCGTATGCAGCTGCTGACGAAGACATCGGCGTGGTCGGTGCCGGCATCGGCTACTGGTGGGACAACGGCTGGCATCTCGGCCTCGAGTATGAAGGCCGCTTTGGCAGCGACACGGAGGCCCACTATGGCGCTGTGACCGCTGGCAAGGAGTTCTAA
- a CDS encoding CBS domain-containing protein: MENPLSDVLRHKGSHVSRVAPESTVQDAVRQMNRERVGALLVMCGDTIVGIFTERDLLRRVVAEDRSPAATQVGDVMTTEVVVVKPTRTVGEAMQVVTEKRVRHLPVVEDGCLLGIISSGDLTRWTVAEKEGLIHSLMDYIQGTYPA, encoded by the coding sequence ATGGAAAACCCTCTGTCAGACGTGCTGCGGCACAAGGGGAGCCATGTCAGCCGGGTGGCTCCCGAATCCACCGTCCAGGACGCGGTGCGGCAAATGAACCGCGAGCGGGTTGGCGCCTTGCTCGTGATGTGCGGCGATACGATCGTCGGGATCTTCACGGAGCGCGATCTGCTTCGCCGCGTGGTCGCCGAAGATCGCAGTCCCGCCGCCACGCAGGTGGGCGATGTGATGACGACCGAAGTCGTCGTGGTGAAGCCTACCCGAACCGTGGGAGAAGCGATGCAAGTCGTGACCGAAAAGCGGGTTCGCCACCTGCCCGTGGTGGAGGACGGCTGCTTGCTCGGCATCATTTCCAGCGGTGACCTGACGCGCTGGACCGTGGCCGAGAAGGAGGGCCTGATTCACTCGCTGATGGACTACATCCAAGGGACGTATCCCGCGTGA
- a CDS encoding stomatin-like protein, with product MIFIVGLVVLIVVALLKTARVVPQRQAFVVERLGKYHKTLEAGFHITVPILDRVAYKHSLKEVAMDVPPQFCITKDNIAIEIDGLLYMQVLDPKLASYGIENYYYAASQLAQTTLRSEIGKLELDKTFEERDTINAAVIEALDKASEPWGLKITRYEIANIKPPQSVQDALEKQMRAERERRAQIALSEGQRESQINVAEGFKQEVIKQSEAKKLSQINEAEGKAREIELLANATAEGIVRISQAIQQPGGKDAVNLRIAEQYVIQFGNLAKTTNTMILPQNLSDIGGTVAALAKILDTGRGTAGDSGPPPLR from the coding sequence ATGATTTTCATCGTCGGCCTGGTCGTCCTGATCGTGGTCGCGTTGTTGAAAACCGCGCGCGTCGTCCCACAGCGGCAGGCGTTTGTGGTCGAGCGTCTCGGCAAGTATCACAAGACGCTCGAGGCCGGCTTTCACATCACGGTGCCGATCCTTGACCGCGTCGCCTACAAGCACTCGCTGAAGGAAGTGGCCATGGATGTGCCGCCGCAGTTTTGTATCACCAAGGACAACATCGCCATCGAGATCGATGGCCTGCTCTACATGCAGGTGCTCGATCCCAAGCTCGCGTCCTACGGCATCGAGAACTACTACTACGCTGCCAGCCAGCTCGCGCAGACAACGCTGCGTTCGGAGATCGGCAAGCTGGAACTCGACAAGACCTTCGAGGAGCGGGACACGATCAATGCCGCGGTGATCGAGGCACTCGACAAGGCGTCCGAGCCATGGGGACTCAAGATCACCCGCTACGAGATCGCGAACATCAAGCCGCCGCAGTCCGTGCAGGACGCGCTGGAAAAGCAGATGCGTGCCGAACGCGAGCGCCGCGCCCAGATCGCGCTCTCGGAAGGCCAGCGCGAGTCCCAGATCAACGTGGCCGAAGGCTTCAAGCAGGAGGTCATCAAGCAGTCCGAAGCGAAGAAGCTTAGCCAAATCAACGAGGCCGAAGGTAAGGCCCGCGAGATCGAGCTGCTCGCCAACGCCACTGCTGAAGGAATCGTCCGGATCTCCCAAGCCATCCAGCAACCCGGCGGCAAGGACGCCGTGAACCTGCGGATCGCGGAACAGTACGTGATCCAGTTCGGCAACCTCGCGAAGACAACCAACACCATGATCCTGCCACAGAATCTCAGCGACATCGGTGGCACCGTCGCAGCGCTGGCGAAGATTCTTGATACCGGGCGTGGCACTGCAGGTGACTCAGGTCCACCGCCGCTGCGGTAA
- a CDS encoding NfeD family protein — translation MPPDSEILWLVAGVVLILAEFFAPGVIIVFFGIGAIITSVTTRFGLTTGLGSQAATFAVSSVVLLFGLRRYVKKWFVGHSANSGGSVDDDFTGREARVINALPGRGQDGLVEIKGANWKARCEAPVAAGETVIIERREGLTFHVRPRH, via the coding sequence ATGCCCCCTGACTCGGAAATCCTCTGGCTAGTCGCCGGTGTCGTTTTGATCCTCGCGGAATTTTTCGCGCCGGGCGTGATCATCGTGTTCTTCGGCATCGGCGCGATCATCACTTCGGTCACGACGCGGTTCGGATTGACGACCGGCCTCGGTTCGCAGGCCGCGACGTTCGCCGTCAGCTCGGTGGTCCTGCTCTTCGGCCTGCGCCGCTACGTGAAGAAGTGGTTCGTCGGTCACTCGGCGAACTCCGGAGGTTCGGTCGATGACGATTTCACCGGCCGCGAGGCCCGCGTGATCAACGCCCTGCCCGGCCGCGGCCAAGACGGCCTTGTCGAAATCAAGGGCGCGAACTGGAAAGCGCGCTGCGAGGCCCCGGTCGCCGCCGGCGAAACCGTCATCATCGAGCGCCGCGAAGGTCTCACCTTTCACGTCCGCCCCCGGCACTAA
- a CDS encoding Ca2+-dependent phosphoinositide-specific phospholipase C, protein MRVALLTCLLPTLAIAGPRLNEIQALGSHNSYHLAPPKELLDTLKAFNKDANEWNYSHPALSAQLDLGVRQFELDIFSDEKGGLFANPLGLKLAGLKGTKLPPHDPDGLLKKPGIKVLHVQDVDCWSNSPLLTGGLTEMLAWSDKHPRHLPVMILMECKDQPEPPLPTKPETFTRDRLLALEKEILSVIPANRILRPDDVRGNSPTLREAVVQKGWPDVDTLRGKFLFCLDNTDAIRSRYLEGNPSLEGRVMFVSAPKPEDPCAAWFKCNDPVREFDDIQRLVKAGFLVRTRSNVNKPDDKMRDKAFASGAQWVSSDYFTAGPDRVAFPDDRTVRGNPLSDKKDARVDP, encoded by the coding sequence ATGCGCGTTGCCCTGCTGACTTGCCTCCTCCCGACCCTGGCCATCGCCGGCCCCCGGCTGAACGAGATCCAAGCCCTCGGCAGCCACAATTCCTATCACCTCGCGCCGCCCAAGGAGCTCCTCGACACCCTGAAGGCCTTCAACAAGGACGCCAACGAGTGGAACTATTCCCACCCGGCACTTTCCGCCCAACTCGACCTCGGCGTCCGGCAATTCGAGCTCGATATCTTCTCGGACGAAAAGGGCGGCCTCTTCGCGAATCCCCTCGGCCTGAAGCTCGCCGGTCTGAAGGGCACCAAGCTTCCCCCTCACGATCCCGACGGCCTCCTCAAGAAGCCCGGCATCAAGGTCCTGCACGTGCAGGACGTCGACTGCTGGAGCAATAGCCCGCTCCTCACCGGCGGCCTCACGGAAATGCTCGCATGGTCCGACAAGCATCCGCGCCACCTCCCGGTGATGATCCTGATGGAGTGCAAGGACCAGCCCGAACCGCCGCTGCCGACCAAGCCGGAGACCTTCACTCGCGACCGCTTGCTCGCCTTGGAAAAGGAGATCCTCTCCGTGATCCCCGCCAACCGGATCCTGCGGCCGGATGACGTGCGCGGCAACTCCCCTACCCTGCGTGAGGCCGTGGTCCAAAAAGGCTGGCCCGACGTGGACACCCTGCGCGGCAAGTTCCTCTTCTGCCTCGATAACACCGACGCCATCCGCAGCCGCTACTTGGAAGGCAATCCTTCCCTCGAAGGCCGCGTGATGTTCGTCAGCGCGCCGAAGCCGGAGGACCCATGCGCGGCATGGTTCAAGTGCAACGATCCGGTCCGCGAGTTCGATGACATCCAGCGCCTCGTCAAAGCCGGCTTCCTCGTTCGCACCCGCTCCAACGTGAACAAGCCGGACGACAAGATGCGCGACAAGGCCTTCGCCAGCGGCGCCCAATGGGTCAGCAGCGATTACTTCACCGCTGGCCCTGATCGCGTGGCCTTTCCCGATGACCGCACAGTCCGGGGAAATCCACTGAGCGATAAGAAGGACGCCAGGGTCGATCCCTGA
- a CDS encoding thiamine pyrophosphate-binding protein — MTTWQTACSIIESCLARGVREFVVCAGARNASLVEVLARAEAAGLARVWRHFEERSAGFFALGRTMATGEACAVVTTSGTAVAELLPAVIEAFYQGRPLLALTADRPERFRGTGAPQAISQPGIFGEHAGSGDVAEWNHRGPWHWNVELEEDFQPGEWTPAEVPENFRAPLPNYSVAVLARWLREDLYRGLVVMIGDLEPEDHETVFHFCLDLGVPVAAEATSGMREALGALVLPDSDRMLKEHPPGKVLRLGGVPSGRFWRDLEDLPETEVWNITRTGFPGLARNCDTITSPVGRVIKGLGDVENAGDALDYFRRTSRRADEIDNFLEAYPESEPGLLRVLSSYASTGSSLYLGNSLPIREWNLFAQRDKPVTDVRANRGANGIDGQLSTWLGWTADVEDSWCLVGDLTALYDLAAPAWLGQIETKGRVFVVVNNGGGQIFSRLPRLEAMSERAKDLMLNPHDVRLDGWAAMWGMRYLKITNEDGFDELEPGEVPLLVEVIPDAEETKAFWKAWDALK, encoded by the coding sequence GTGACCACTTGGCAAACCGCCTGTTCCATCATCGAAAGCTGCCTCGCGCGCGGCGTCCGCGAATTCGTCGTCTGCGCCGGAGCGCGAAATGCCTCGCTGGTGGAAGTCCTGGCCCGGGCTGAGGCCGCGGGCTTGGCGCGAGTTTGGCGGCATTTTGAGGAGAGGAGTGCCGGCTTTTTCGCGCTGGGCCGCACCATGGCGACCGGCGAGGCGTGCGCGGTGGTCACCACCAGCGGCACGGCGGTGGCGGAATTGCTGCCCGCGGTGATTGAGGCTTTTTATCAAGGGCGGCCATTGCTCGCGCTGACGGCGGATCGGCCGGAGCGCTTTAGGGGCACCGGGGCACCGCAGGCGATTTCCCAGCCGGGGATCTTTGGAGAGCACGCTGGCAGCGGCGATGTCGCGGAGTGGAATCATCGTGGGCCTTGGCATTGGAACGTGGAGCTGGAGGAAGACTTCCAGCCCGGCGAATGGACCCCGGCTGAAGTGCCTGAGAATTTCCGGGCACCCTTGCCGAATTACTCGGTGGCGGTGTTGGCTCGCTGGCTCAGGGAGGATCTGTATCGCGGGCTTGTCGTGATGATCGGCGATCTGGAGCCGGAGGATCATGAAACGGTCTTTCACTTCTGCCTCGATCTCGGTGTGCCGGTGGCAGCGGAGGCGACGAGTGGCATGCGCGAGGCGCTGGGTGCGCTCGTCTTGCCGGACTCTGACCGTATGTTGAAAGAGCATCCACCGGGGAAAGTCCTGCGTCTCGGCGGCGTGCCGAGCGGTCGCTTCTGGCGCGATTTGGAAGACCTGCCGGAGACCGAAGTGTGGAATATCACTCGGACCGGCTTTCCCGGCTTGGCACGAAATTGCGATACGATCACTTCACCCGTGGGGCGTGTGATCAAGGGGCTAGGCGATGTGGAGAATGCCGGCGATGCGCTCGACTACTTCCGTCGTACTTCGCGTCGTGCCGACGAGATCGATAATTTCCTGGAAGCCTATCCCGAGAGCGAGCCGGGCTTGTTGCGCGTGCTTTCATCATATGCCTCGACGGGTTCGTCGCTGTATCTCGGCAATAGCCTGCCGATCCGCGAGTGGAACCTCTTCGCCCAACGCGACAAGCCGGTGACGGACGTTCGCGCGAATCGCGGGGCGAATGGCATCGATGGCCAGCTTTCGACGTGGCTTGGCTGGACCGCCGATGTGGAGGACTCGTGGTGCCTCGTCGGTGATCTCACTGCTCTCTACGATCTCGCCGCTCCGGCATGGCTCGGGCAGATCGAAACGAAGGGCCGCGTCTTCGTGGTGGTGAACAATGGCGGTGGTCAGATCTTTTCCCGCCTGCCGCGTCTGGAAGCGATGAGCGAGCGGGCGAAGGACCTGATGCTGAATCCACACGATGTCCGCCTCGACGGGTGGGCGGCGATGTGGGGGATGCGCTATTTGAAAATCACGAACGAGGATGGCTTCGATGAACTGGAGCCGGGCGAGGTGCCGCTTCTCGTGGAGGTGATCCCGGATGCCGAGGAGACGAAAGCGTTTTGGAAGGCTTGGGATGCCTTGAAGTGA
- a CDS encoding c-type cytochrome, which translates to MKPTFPLLAVTLLALAGRLAGASPFFDPGVPIYATPVDAGASGSIARGLLIRTGGDGWLVFDQDLLRPALWFQAPGGKPPVSLAMMSSASWEKATQKGGVKQPVPAAAGLALSPALPGVGAAPDDLLKDPRPVFGNDAGRGGLESSGRHFLGYHLAGDAGVLSYQCGETVVRECYEGDRSNLSRHLAAAGGGELLFLVAAGNFEIKGSTATSPVLQVSTNHPGLKLEARDGHLFARLAASKQERRVTLNYGADRTSATVKTPATPVAYPPRWKQGIDTRIDEATRSGPGWVLDKIGLPESNPWKRRVRPADVLFLSPEKAAVVTFEGDVWRLDLASGRVRWTRIAAGLCEPLSIEQVKGVLQVHTRNGLIRLQDLNNDGETDFYENHSSLLIQTAGLRGYPLDMEVDDEGNTWASTGGIVTDDKSLTNKPSPNPHAGAIVKISADGKSVEVFGKHAREPFFGRDPQTGHIVMSEQQGHWEPSSGSFPVTAGATFGFGYASESDMVPPAVYIPHEEDTSSSSPLWVHGSAFKSWEGGILQLSYGTGRLFLVRHGEGWPAKEGAVIPLGIETGIPMLHARVHPADGSIWLAGFRVYDSGAPDLEALARLRPAKEPLATPVDARVVKEGVVLSFDAPLDPSSVKPEVVQAKEWQYLRSSNYGSPRLKRDGKQGSDPVATGGTFLSKDGKSVFIHIPDLKPTMQLEVSHRFCVKGGKDQVRSVFFTVSAPPAATWAALGFDAPKLDASAASVHASPTANATPTAELGKELATRYGCIACHSLDGTKEGHSGPTWKGLYGSERRFTKGEPRKADDAYLLESMLDPGKAIVEGYSLGMGSYAGVLSDSEQQSIVLFIKSLK; encoded by the coding sequence ATGAAACCCACCTTCCCGTTGCTGGCTGTCACCTTGCTTGCCCTTGCCGGGCGGTTGGCGGGAGCGTCGCCGTTCTTCGACCCCGGGGTGCCGATTTACGCGACGCCGGTCGATGCCGGAGCGTCGGGGAGCATCGCGCGCGGTCTGCTGATCCGGACCGGTGGCGATGGCTGGCTGGTATTCGACCAAGACCTGCTGCGGCCCGCCTTGTGGTTCCAAGCTCCGGGAGGAAAGCCGCCGGTTTCGCTGGCGATGATGTCATCGGCCTCATGGGAAAAGGCGACGCAGAAGGGCGGGGTGAAGCAGCCAGTGCCTGCGGCGGCGGGGCTGGCGCTATCGCCCGCATTGCCGGGTGTGGGGGCGGCTCCCGATGACTTGCTGAAGGATCCGCGGCCGGTCTTTGGCAACGATGCGGGACGTGGTGGGCTGGAGAGCAGCGGCCGGCATTTCCTCGGCTATCACCTGGCGGGTGATGCGGGAGTGCTTTCCTACCAGTGTGGCGAAACGGTGGTCCGCGAATGTTACGAGGGAGATCGTAGCAACCTGAGCCGGCACCTCGCGGCCGCAGGCGGAGGGGAATTGCTTTTCCTGGTGGCGGCGGGGAATTTCGAGATCAAAGGCAGTACCGCCACTTCGCCCGTGCTACAGGTTTCCACGAATCATCCCGGTCTGAAATTGGAGGCGCGCGATGGGCATCTCTTCGCGCGTCTGGCGGCGTCGAAGCAGGAGCGGCGCGTTACGCTGAACTACGGTGCGGATCGTACGAGCGCGACCGTGAAGACTCCGGCGACCCCGGTCGCCTATCCGCCGCGCTGGAAGCAGGGGATCGACACGCGCATCGATGAAGCCACGCGCTCTGGCCCGGGTTGGGTGCTGGACAAGATCGGCCTGCCGGAAAGCAACCCGTGGAAGCGGCGCGTGCGCCCGGCGGATGTTCTCTTCCTGTCGCCGGAGAAAGCCGCGGTGGTCACCTTCGAGGGTGATGTGTGGCGACTCGATCTCGCGAGCGGGCGGGTCCGCTGGACACGCATCGCGGCCGGCCTGTGCGAGCCGCTGTCGATCGAGCAGGTGAAGGGCGTGCTTCAGGTCCATACCCGCAATGGCCTGATCCGCTTGCAGGACCTCAACAACGACGGCGAGACCGATTTCTACGAGAACCATAGTAGCTTGCTTATCCAGACTGCCGGGCTACGCGGCTATCCACTCGACATGGAGGTGGATGACGAGGGGAACACCTGGGCATCCACCGGTGGCATCGTCACCGACGACAAATCCCTGACAAACAAGCCGTCGCCGAACCCGCATGCCGGGGCGATCGTGAAGATCTCGGCCGATGGCAAGAGCGTGGAGGTATTCGGCAAGCACGCCCGCGAGCCGTTCTTCGGTCGCGACCCGCAGACCGGGCACATCGTGATGTCCGAACAGCAGGGGCACTGGGAACCCTCGTCCGGCAGCTTTCCAGTGACGGCCGGCGCGACGTTCGGCTTCGGGTATGCGAGCGAGTCGGACATGGTGCCACCGGCCGTATATATTCCGCATGAGGAGGACACCTCGTCATCATCGCCCTTGTGGGTGCATGGCAGCGCCTTCAAGTCGTGGGAAGGTGGCATTCTCCAGCTTTCGTATGGCACCGGCCGCCTGTTCCTCGTGCGTCATGGCGAAGGTTGGCCGGCGAAGGAGGGCGCGGTGATCCCGCTGGGGATCGAGACCGGCATTCCCATGCTGCACGCACGTGTCCATCCGGCGGATGGATCGATCTGGCTCGCTGGCTTTCGCGTCTATGATTCGGGCGCGCCGGATCTTGAGGCCCTTGCTCGCTTGCGCCCCGCGAAGGAACCGCTCGCCACACCGGTCGATGCCCGCGTGGTGAAGGAAGGCGTGGTGCTTTCCTTCGATGCTCCGCTTGATCCATCCTCCGTGAAACCCGAGGTGGTGCAGGCGAAGGAGTGGCAGTACCTGCGCAGCAGCAACTACGGCTCGCCCCGCCTGAAGCGCGATGGCAAGCAAGGCTCCGATCCCGTCGCGACCGGCGGCACCTTCCTCTCCAAGGATGGCAAGAGTGTCTTCATTCACATCCCGGACCTGAAGCCGACGATGCAGCTCGAAGTTTCCCACCGCTTCTGCGTAAAGGGCGGCAAGGACCAGGTGCGGTCGGTATTCTTCACGGTGTCTGCTCCTCCTGCCGCGACATGGGCTGCGCTGGGCTTCGATGCACCGAAGCTCGATGCCTCCGCCGCGAGCGTCCATGCCAGCCCGACGGCGAACGCCACGCCCACCGCGGAACTCGGCAAGGAACTGGCCACCCGCTACGGCTGCATCGCCTGCCACTCGCTTGATGGCACGAAGGAAGGCCACAGCGGTCCGACATGGAAGGGCCTCTACGGCTCCGAGCGCCGCTTCACGAAAGGCGAGCCCCGCAAGGCCGACGATGCCTACCTGCTGGAGTCGATGCTGGATCCCGGCAAGGCCATCGTCGAAGGCTACTCGCTCGGGATGGGCAGCTATGCCGGCGTGCTCAGCGACTCCGAGCAGCAGAGCATCGTGCTCTTCATCAAGTCGCTGAAGTGA